Proteins co-encoded in one Pseudomonas fluorescens genomic window:
- a CDS encoding ArsR/SmtB family transcription factor, whose amino-acid sequence MNIDLDEIIKALAHPVRRDILNWLKDPKAQFPEQIHNHEYGICAGQIDQRCGLSQSTVSAHLATLQRAGLISSQKAGQWHFFKRNEDVIQAFLSTLSKEL is encoded by the coding sequence ATGAACATTGACCTCGACGAAATAATAAAAGCCCTGGCACACCCAGTACGACGAGACATCCTCAACTGGCTGAAAGACCCGAAAGCCCAGTTTCCGGAACAGATCCACAACCACGAGTACGGCATCTGCGCCGGGCAGATCGATCAACGCTGCGGCCTGTCGCAATCGACCGTCTCCGCCCACCTGGCCACCCTGCAACGAGCAGGACTGATCAGCAGCCAGAAGGCCGGCCAGTGGCACTTTTTCAAACGCAACGAGGACGTGATCCAGGCGTTCCTCAGCACCCTCAGCAAAGAGCTCTGA
- a CDS encoding ACP phosphodiesterase: MNYLAHLHLGGQRPGQLLGSLYGDFVKGRLQGQFDPEIEAAIALHRQIDVFTDRHPLVDASLARFTSTRRRYAGIVLDVFFDHCLARDWALYADRPLGQFTTDVYRVLTSERQLPERLAKIAPHMVANDWLGSYQDFEVLEQVLRGISRRLSKPEELAGAMQELRCLYEPLSDDFRLFYPQLQDFAGRQL, from the coding sequence ATGAACTATCTCGCACATTTGCACCTCGGTGGCCAGCGTCCCGGTCAACTGCTCGGCAGTCTGTATGGCGATTTCGTCAAAGGACGGCTGCAAGGGCAGTTCGACCCGGAGATCGAAGCGGCGATTGCCTTGCATCGTCAGATCGATGTCTTCACCGATCGCCATCCGTTGGTCGACGCTTCACTGGCGCGGTTTACCTCGACCCGCCGCCGTTACGCCGGCATCGTGCTCGACGTGTTCTTCGACCATTGCCTCGCCCGCGATTGGGCGCTGTACGCCGACCGGCCGTTGGGACAATTCACGACTGACGTTTACCGCGTGCTGACCAGCGAGCGGCAGTTGCCCGAGCGCCTGGCGAAGATCGCCCCGCACATGGTGGCCAATGACTGGTTGGGCTCGTATCAGGATTTCGAAGTGCTGGAACAGGTGCTGCGCGGGATTTCCCGGCGCCTGAGCAAGCCTGAAGAGCTGGCCGGGGCGATGCAGGAATTGCGGTGTCTGTATGAACCGCTCAGTGATGACTTTCGCTTGTTCTACCCACAACTGCAGGACTTCGCAGGCCGGCAGCTGTAG
- a CDS encoding lysophospholipid acyltransferase family protein, producing the protein MSRLRVYARIARVLLVVTLGLSMASVFGVFERLGLAHSMQRRQRWSRFFMARLSNALPFRVTVHGELPKQPMLWVSNHVSWTDIPLLGMLTPLSFLSKAEVRTWPVAGWLAAKAGSLFIRRGSGDSQLIRKQMTRHLQTDHPLLMFPEGTTTDGRSLRTFHGRLLSAAIDSEVKLQPVAIRYLRNGEIDSLAPFIGDDDLLSHLMRLFSNDCGEVEVHLLKPIACQGRERAALAYEAQQAVHKALFGEVAKPAEPRRAGELIAA; encoded by the coding sequence ATGAGCCGGCTGCGGGTGTACGCGCGGATCGCGCGAGTGCTGCTGGTGGTGACGCTGGGCTTGAGCATGGCCAGTGTCTTCGGGGTTTTCGAGCGTTTGGGTCTGGCCCATTCGATGCAACGCCGGCAGCGCTGGTCGCGGTTTTTCATGGCGCGCCTGAGCAATGCCCTGCCCTTTCGCGTGACCGTCCATGGCGAGCTGCCGAAGCAGCCGATGCTGTGGGTCAGCAACCATGTGTCGTGGACTGACATTCCGCTGCTCGGGATGCTCACACCGCTGTCGTTTCTGTCCAAGGCCGAAGTGCGCACCTGGCCGGTGGCCGGCTGGCTGGCGGCGAAGGCCGGCAGTCTGTTCATCCGTCGCGGCTCGGGCGACAGCCAGTTGATCCGCAAGCAGATGACCCGTCACCTGCAAACCGATCATCCGCTGCTGATGTTCCCGGAAGGCACCACCACCGACGGCCGTTCGCTGCGCACCTTTCATGGTCGTCTGCTGTCGGCGGCGATTGATTCCGAGGTGAAGCTGCAACCGGTGGCGATCCGTTATTTGCGCAATGGCGAGATTGATTCGCTGGCACCGTTCATTGGCGACGATGATCTGCTGTCGCACCTGATGCGTCTGTTCAGCAACGATTGCGGCGAGGTGGAAGTTCACCTGCTCAAGCCGATTGCCTGCCAGGGCCGGGAACGCGCAGCGCTGGCGTACGAAGCCCAGCAAGCGGTGCACAAAGCGTTGTTCGGCGAAGTGGCCAAACCCGCTGAACCCCGTCGCGCAGGCGAGTTGATCGCTGCCTGA
- the olsB gene encoding L-ornithine N(alpha)-acyltransferase, with protein MTQIARISDTGNERRLQAERLIGAEALQQAQALRFNVFSGEFNAKLNGAELGLDMDDYDVHCSHIGVRDLNTGRLVATTRLLDHTAASSLGKFYSEEEFSLHGLAGLQGPILEIGRTCVDPAYRNGGTIAVLWGELAEVLNQGGYSYLMGCASIPMQDGGVQAHAIMQRLRERYLCTEHLRAEPKNPLPTLDIPSNVIAEMPPLLKAYMRLGAKICGEPCWDEDFQVADVFILLKRDELCPRYAKHFKAAV; from the coding sequence ATGACTCAGATCGCCCGCATCAGCGACACCGGCAATGAACGCCGCCTGCAAGCCGAACGCCTGATCGGCGCCGAGGCCTTGCAGCAAGCCCAGGCCTTGCGCTTCAACGTGTTCAGCGGCGAGTTCAACGCCAAGCTGAACGGCGCGGAGCTGGGTCTGGACATGGACGACTATGATGTTCACTGCAGCCACATCGGCGTGCGTGACCTGAACACCGGGCGCCTGGTGGCGACCACCCGTTTGCTCGATCACACCGCCGCCAGCAGCCTGGGCAAGTTCTACAGCGAAGAAGAATTCAGCCTGCACGGCCTCGCCGGCCTGCAAGGCCCGATCCTGGAAATCGGTCGCACCTGCGTCGACCCGGCCTACCGCAACGGCGGCACCATCGCCGTGCTTTGGGGCGAACTGGCCGAAGTCCTCAATCAGGGCGGCTACAGCTACCTGATGGGCTGCGCGAGCATTCCGATGCAGGACGGCGGCGTGCAGGCCCACGCGATCATGCAGCGCCTGCGCGAACGCTATCTATGCACCGAACACCTGCGCGCCGAGCCGAAGAATCCGTTGCCAACCCTGGATATTCCGTCGAACGTGATCGCCGAAATGCCGCCGCTGCTCAAGGCCTACATGCGCCTGGGCGCGAAGATCTGCGGCGAGCCGTGCTGGGACGAAGACTTCCAGGTCGCCGACGTGTTCATCCTGCTCAAGCGCGACGAACTCTGCCCACGCTACGCCAAGCACTTCAAGGCGGCCGTGTGA
- a CDS encoding acyl-CoA dehydrogenase family protein, protein MTWSTLLECRERLPAVADLAEGFATLLYQLGSVTPFELAVAGGRRMATPGLAFLVGYQAALRMLWPSAPPSLGAMCATEQRSLRPADMQTRLTDLRLTGQKDFVTAGDAADWLLIAARSEQPGESPRLSLAVVYPGEPGVRVEKLPALPLMPDISHGRLYLDEALCELLAGDGWDAYVKPFRTLEDVYVLSAMTAWLYGVGQDSGWPQPLQLRLLALLAGCAEVSRQPPNNPAGHVLLGGLFAQFDGLKEEVDQALRDGDPEWAAMWQRDQSVMQLAAGARAKRLAKALGANQNTSVMNAG, encoded by the coding sequence ATGACCTGGTCGACCCTGCTTGAATGCCGCGAACGCCTGCCCGCCGTTGCCGATCTGGCGGAGGGCTTCGCCACGTTGCTGTATCAACTGGGCAGCGTGACGCCGTTCGAACTGGCCGTGGCGGGAGGGCGGCGAATGGCGACGCCGGGGCTGGCGTTTCTGGTGGGGTATCAAGCGGCGTTGCGCATGCTCTGGCCGAGCGCGCCGCCGAGCCTCGGCGCGATGTGTGCGACCGAGCAGCGCAGCCTGCGCCCGGCGGACATGCAGACCCGGCTCACGGATCTGCGCCTCACCGGGCAAAAGGATTTTGTCACTGCCGGCGATGCGGCGGACTGGCTGCTGATCGCCGCCCGCAGTGAGCAGCCCGGCGAATCACCACGCCTGAGCCTGGCGGTGGTTTACCCCGGCGAGCCCGGTGTGCGAGTGGAAAAACTGCCGGCGCTGCCATTGATGCCGGACATCAGCCATGGCCGCTTGTACCTCGACGAGGCTCTGTGCGAACTGCTCGCCGGGGACGGTTGGGATGCCTACGTCAAACCGTTCCGCACCCTTGAAGACGTTTACGTATTGAGCGCGATGACCGCGTGGCTGTACGGCGTCGGTCAGGACAGCGGCTGGCCGCAGCCGCTGCAATTGCGCTTGCTGGCGCTGCTGGCCGGGTGCGCAGAAGTCAGTCGCCAGCCACCGAACAATCCGGCGGGGCATGTGTTGCTCGGCGGCTTGTTTGCGCAGTTCGACGGGCTTAAAGAGGAAGTCGATCAGGCCCTGCGTGACGGCGATCCTGAGTGGGCGGCGATGTGGCAGCGCGATCAATCGGTCATGCAACTGGCGGCGGGTGCGCGGGCCAAACGCCTGGCCAAGGCTTTGGGGGCAAACCAAAACACATCTGTCATGAACGCCGGCTAG
- a CDS encoding serine hydrolase domain-containing protein codes for MFKGLSLFLLLISFTVQAEQWPADDWPTGPKLNGPAVEALEAYAFPTRDDNTRKGIRTDALLVIRDGQVIYERYAAATTADTPHLTWSISKSLMATVLGVAYGEGLFKLDDPAAKYYPVLEKHPAITIKDLLHWASGIDWQEDYEYAPLKSSVVAMLYTRGHRDMAAFTADHDSYAPAGQAFRYSSGDSNLLAAALKTIVDPQRYPDYPWTALFDPLGIRHATWETDATGTFVASSYAYLTARDLARIGLLMERDGRWNDRQLLPGDWVAFNRQPFAGYKVHQDEAVPGGHWWLNRPADGAASPWPDAPPDTFAALGHWGQALYVIPSEKLVIVRYADDRDGSYSHNELLKRVLGAVRP; via the coding sequence ATGTTCAAAGGCCTGTCCCTGTTTCTGTTGCTGATCAGCTTCACGGTTCAGGCCGAACAATGGCCGGCTGACGACTGGCCGACCGGCCCGAAACTCAACGGCCCGGCCGTCGAGGCACTGGAGGCCTATGCCTTCCCGACCCGCGATGACAACACCCGCAAAGGCATCCGCACCGACGCCTTGCTGGTCATCCGCGACGGCCAGGTTATCTACGAACGCTACGCCGCCGCGACCACCGCCGACACCCCGCACCTGACCTGGTCGATCAGCAAAAGCCTGATGGCCACGGTGTTGGGCGTGGCCTACGGCGAAGGTTTGTTCAAACTCGATGACCCGGCCGCGAAATATTACCCGGTGCTGGAAAAACACCCGGCCATCACGATCAAGGATCTGCTGCACTGGGCCTCGGGCATCGACTGGCAGGAAGATTACGAATATGCCCCGCTGAAATCCTCGGTGGTGGCCATGCTCTACACCCGTGGCCACCGCGACATGGCCGCCTTCACTGCCGATCACGACAGTTACGCGCCAGCGGGTCAGGCGTTCCGCTATTCCAGTGGCGACAGCAATCTGTTGGCCGCCGCCCTGAAAACCATCGTCGACCCGCAACGTTATCCGGACTACCCGTGGACAGCGCTTTTCGATCCCTTGGGCATTCGCCACGCCACGTGGGAAACCGATGCCACGGGCACCTTCGTCGCGTCTTCCTACGCTTACCTGACGGCACGGGATCTGGCGCGAATCGGCCTGCTGATGGAACGGGACGGACGCTGGAACGACCGGCAATTGCTGCCCGGGGATTGGGTCGCTTTCAACCGCCAACCCTTTGCCGGCTACAAGGTCCATCAGGACGAAGCCGTGCCCGGCGGCCACTGGTGGCTCAATCGCCCGGCGGACGGCGCCGCCTCGCCATGGCCCGACGCACCGCCCGACACCTTCGCCGCCCTCGGCCACTGGGGCCAGGCTCTGTACGTGATCCCCAGCGAAAAACTGGTGATCGTTCGCTATGCCGATGATCGCGACGGCAGCTATAGCCACAACGAATTGCTCAAGCGTGTGCTGGGGGCGGTGCGGCCATGA
- a CDS encoding amidase produces the protein MKLFRQILLVLLIVLLGWGWHERENLWAFPDIISAYTAKEYCSCRYVMNNDAEYCRGYVKQWLPSELTDDRTQKIVTASGLGRRNSAQWQGERQGCRLQP, from the coding sequence ATGAAACTGTTCAGACAAATCCTGCTGGTGCTCCTGATCGTGCTGCTGGGCTGGGGCTGGCACGAGCGCGAAAACCTGTGGGCCTTCCCGGACATCATCAGCGCCTACACCGCCAAGGAATATTGTTCGTGCCGTTATGTGATGAACAACGACGCCGAATATTGCCGGGGCTACGTGAAGCAGTGGCTGCCCAGCGAACTGACCGATGACCGCACGCAAAAAATCGTCACCGCCAGCGGCCTGGGACGCCGCAACAGCGCCCAGTGGCAAGGCGAACGCCAGGGCTGTCGCCTGCAACCCTGA
- a CDS encoding M20 aminoacylase family protein, whose protein sequence is MPRHQHILAWLNDVAGDLHATRQDIHAHPELGFEESRTSALVARSLQEWGYEVHTGIGKTGVVGVLRNGSSTRKLGLRADMDALPIIENTGVAYSSRHQGCMHACGHDGHTAMLLGAARYLAATRQFDGTLTLIFQPAEEGQGGAEAMLADGLLERFPCDALFGMHNMPGLPAGHLGFREGPMMASQDLLTVTIEGVGGHGSMPHLAVDPLVAAASVVMALQTVVARNIDAQQAAVVTVGALQAGEAANVIPQQAILRLSLRALNAEVREQTLHRVRSIIESQAESFGCTSTLEHRPAYPVLVNHTAETEFARQVGVELVGADAVDGNTPKLMGSEDFAWMLQRCPGAYLFIGNGVARPMVHNPAYDFNDDILLTGAAYWGALTESWLKPA, encoded by the coding sequence ATGCCCCGACATCAGCATATTCTGGCCTGGCTCAACGACGTGGCCGGCGACCTGCACGCCACCCGCCAGGACATTCACGCTCACCCTGAACTCGGTTTCGAGGAAAGCCGCACCTCGGCGCTGGTGGCCCGGTCGCTCCAGGAGTGGGGCTATGAAGTCCACACCGGCATCGGCAAGACCGGCGTGGTCGGCGTGCTGCGCAACGGCAGCAGCACGCGCAAACTCGGGCTGCGGGCCGACATGGATGCGCTGCCGATCATCGAGAACACCGGCGTCGCCTACAGCAGCCGCCATCAAGGCTGCATGCACGCCTGTGGCCACGACGGACACACCGCGATGCTGCTCGGCGCGGCGCGTTATCTGGCCGCGACCCGCCAGTTTGACGGCACCCTGACGCTGATTTTTCAGCCCGCCGAAGAGGGGCAGGGCGGGGCCGAAGCGATGCTCGCCGACGGTCTGCTCGAACGTTTTCCGTGCGATGCGCTGTTCGGCATGCACAACATGCCGGGCCTGCCGGCGGGGCATCTGGGCTTTCGCGAAGGGCCGATGATGGCTTCGCAGGACTTGCTCACGGTGACCATCGAAGGCGTCGGCGGTCACGGTTCGATGCCGCATCTGGCCGTGGATCCGCTGGTCGCTGCGGCCAGTGTAGTGATGGCTTTGCAAACCGTGGTCGCGCGCAACATCGATGCGCAGCAGGCGGCGGTGGTGACAGTCGGCGCATTGCAGGCCGGCGAAGCGGCGAACGTGATCCCGCAACAGGCGATCCTGCGCCTGAGCCTGCGTGCGCTGAATGCCGAGGTCCGCGAACAGACCCTCCATCGCGTGCGCTCGATCATCGAGTCCCAGGCCGAAAGCTTCGGCTGCACCTCGACCCTCGAACACCGCCCGGCCTATCCGGTACTGGTCAACCACACCGCTGAAACCGAGTTCGCCCGTCAGGTCGGCGTCGAACTGGTCGGCGCCGACGCCGTGGATGGCAACACCCCGAAACTGATGGGCAGCGAAGACTTCGCCTGGATGCTCCAGCGCTGCCCCGGCGCCTACCTGTTCATCGGCAACGGCGTGGCGCGGCCGATGGTGCATAACCCGGCCTACGACTTCAACGACGACATCCTGCTGACCGGCGCGGCGTATTGGGGCGCGCTCACCGAGAGCTGGCTCAAGCCGGCCTGA
- a CDS encoding citrate-proton symporter, translated as MQPSNAGVSRTRQVVAAVIGNALEWYDFIVYGFLASIIARQFFPSDDDYASLLMALATFGVGFFMRPVGGILLGIYSDRKGRKAAMQMIIRLMTVSIALIAFAPNYAAIGMGAPLLIVVARMLQGFATGGEYASATAFLVESAPAHRKGLYGSWQLVGQCLAVFSGAAMVALVTHLFSPEALDSWGWRIPFVLGLLIGPVGLWIRKHMEEPEEFLEARKKAKGAAPGLWQVLREHRRSLLVSMGLACGATVSFYVVLVNMPTFAHKSLGLPLDQVLLVQMLAVGLMTVVIPFSGALSDRLGRRPVLMAFTLAFFVMVYPLYMWVAAAPSIERLLVMQLLLCTAIGGFFGPAPTALAEQFPIEVRSTGVSVAYNVAVMVFGGFAPLIVTWLSKVLNTPVAPSFYVLFACLLTLLGTYCLQEAPRAKKPVALNLGVKP; from the coding sequence ATGCAGCCTTCGAACGCAGGCGTTTCGCGTACCCGGCAAGTGGTCGCCGCCGTCATCGGCAACGCCCTGGAATGGTACGACTTCATCGTTTATGGCTTTCTGGCGAGCATCATCGCCCGGCAATTTTTCCCGTCCGACGACGACTACGCTTCGCTGCTGATGGCGCTGGCGACGTTCGGCGTCGGCTTTTTCATGCGTCCGGTGGGCGGCATCCTGCTCGGCATCTACTCCGACCGCAAAGGGCGCAAGGCCGCGATGCAGATGATCATCCGCCTGATGACCGTGTCCATCGCCCTGATCGCTTTCGCACCCAACTACGCCGCTATCGGCATGGGTGCGCCTTTGCTGATTGTGGTGGCGCGGATGCTTCAGGGCTTTGCCACGGGCGGTGAATATGCGAGCGCCACGGCGTTTCTGGTGGAGAGCGCGCCGGCCCATCGCAAGGGTTTGTACGGCTCGTGGCAACTGGTCGGGCAATGCTTGGCGGTGTTCAGTGGCGCGGCGATGGTGGCGCTGGTCACGCATCTGTTTTCCCCCGAAGCGCTGGACAGTTGGGGCTGGCGGATTCCGTTCGTGCTCGGCCTGTTGATCGGCCCGGTGGGCTTGTGGATTCGCAAGCACATGGAAGAACCGGAAGAGTTTCTTGAAGCGCGCAAGAAGGCCAAAGGCGCCGCGCCCGGCCTGTGGCAAGTGCTGCGTGAACATCGCCGCAGCCTGCTGGTGTCGATGGGGCTGGCGTGTGGCGCGACGGTGTCGTTTTACGTGGTGCTGGTAAACATGCCGACCTTCGCCCACAAAAGCCTCGGCCTGCCGCTGGATCAGGTGTTGCTGGTGCAGATGCTCGCGGTGGGGCTGATGACCGTGGTGATTCCGTTCTCCGGTGCACTGTCGGATCGCCTCGGTCGGCGGCCGGTGCTGATGGCCTTCACCCTGGCATTCTTCGTCATGGTCTACCCGCTGTATATGTGGGTCGCGGCGGCGCCTTCGATCGAGCGCCTGCTGGTGATGCAACTGTTGCTGTGCACGGCGATTGGCGGGTTCTTCGGCCCGGCCCCGACCGCGCTGGCCGAGCAGTTCCCGATTGAAGTTCGCTCCACTGGCGTGTCGGTGGCCTACAACGTGGCGGTGATGGTGTTCGGTGGTTTCGCGCCGCTGATCGTCACCTGGCTGAGTAAAGTTCTGAACACCCCGGTGGCGCCGTCGTTCTATGTCTTGTTCGCTTGCCTGTTGACCCTGCTCGGTACTTACTGTTTGCAGGAGGCCCCGCGTGCGAAGAAACCCGTTGCGCTCAACCTGGGAGTGAAACCGTGA
- a CDS encoding amidase: MSPLAIDPIVALDADALSRAIHARKVSCREVMQAYLTHIDRFNPAVNALVSLRPQDVLLREADECDRQLDRGESRGWMHGMPQAIKDLAATAGLRTTLGSPLFAEQVPQHDAISVARVRDCGAIIIGKSNVPEFGLGSQTYNSVFGTTTNAYDPGLIAGGSSGGAAVALALRLLPVADGSDMMGSLRNPAAFNNVFGFRPSQGRVPHGPMPEVFVQQLATEGPMGRTVTDVARLLSTQAGYDARVPLSLADEPRDFGLDLHQDCNDLRLGWLGDYNGYLPMDDGVLSLCESALADFSALGCHVEACQPDFSMERLWQTWLTHRHFLVQGSLGAAYADPQKRTLLKPEAQWEIEGGLRLTAAEVYQASVARSEWYRAVSELFERYDFLLLPTAQVFPFDARQLWPRVVGGQTMDTYHRWMEVVIGPTLAGLPSISVPVGFNPAGLPMGLQIIGPARADRAVLQLAYAHEQLTRWVERRPPACLQSA; encoded by the coding sequence GTGAGTCCGTTAGCCATTGATCCGATTGTCGCCCTCGACGCCGATGCGCTGTCCCGGGCGATCCATGCCCGCAAGGTGTCGTGCCGCGAGGTGATGCAGGCGTATCTGACGCACATCGACCGCTTCAATCCGGCGGTCAACGCGCTGGTGTCGCTGCGCCCGCAAGACGTGCTGCTGCGCGAGGCCGATGAATGCGACCGGCAACTGGATCGCGGCGAGTCCCGAGGCTGGATGCACGGCATGCCCCAGGCGATCAAGGACCTGGCGGCCACTGCCGGATTGCGCACGACCCTCGGCTCGCCGCTGTTCGCCGAGCAAGTGCCGCAGCACGATGCGATCAGCGTGGCGCGGGTTCGCGACTGCGGGGCGATCATCATCGGCAAGAGTAATGTCCCGGAATTCGGCCTCGGCTCGCAGACCTACAACAGCGTGTTCGGTACCACCACCAACGCCTACGATCCGGGCCTGATCGCCGGCGGCAGCAGCGGCGGGGCGGCGGTGGCGCTGGCCCTGCGTCTGCTGCCGGTGGCCGACGGCAGCGACATGATGGGCTCGCTGCGCAACCCGGCGGCGTTCAACAACGTGTTCGGTTTCCGCCCGTCCCAGGGCCGTGTGCCTCACGGCCCGATGCCGGAAGTGTTCGTCCAGCAACTGGCCACCGAAGGTCCGATGGGGCGCACGGTCACCGACGTCGCACGATTGCTCTCGACCCAGGCTGGCTACGATGCGCGAGTGCCACTGTCGCTGGCCGATGAACCACGGGATTTCGGGCTGGATCTGCACCAGGACTGCAACGACCTGCGCCTCGGCTGGCTTGGCGATTACAATGGCTATCTGCCGATGGACGATGGCGTGTTGAGCCTGTGCGAATCGGCGCTGGCGGATTTCAGTGCATTGGGTTGCCACGTCGAGGCCTGCCAGCCGGACTTTTCCATGGAACGCCTGTGGCAAACCTGGCTCACGCACCGGCATTTTCTGGTGCAGGGCAGCCTCGGCGCCGCCTATGCCGACCCGCAAAAACGGACGTTGCTCAAACCCGAAGCGCAATGGGAAATCGAAGGCGGTTTGCGTCTGACCGCTGCCGAGGTCTATCAGGCATCGGTCGCTCGCAGCGAGTGGTATCGCGCCGTGAGCGAGTTGTTCGAGCGTTACGATTTCCTGCTGTTGCCCACCGCCCAGGTGTTCCCTTTTGATGCACGGCAACTGTGGCCGCGAGTCGTCGGCGGGCAGACCATGGACACCTATCACCGCTGGATGGAAGTGGTGATCGGCCCGACCCTGGCGGGGCTGCCGAGCATCAGCGTGCCGGTGGGTTTCAACCCGGCCGGGCTGCCGATGGGCCTGCAAATCATCGGCCCGGCCCGGGCGGATCGGGCGGTGCTGCAACTGGCCTATGCTCATGAGCAACTGACCCGCTGGGTCGAGCGGCGACCGCCGGCATGCCTGCAATCGGCCTGA
- a CDS encoding IclR family transcriptional regulator — translation MGSKADTGSVRSVERALAIVELLGEHQALGLEELHYLTTLPKATVSRMLATLQEQGWIYRGLSDRRYRLCAKRLFGDRQQRFKRHLVESAAPMLLELSERTGLVADLSCFDGERVEVMESAIPQVLRKRYPTNCQIVGHHASLFHSAMGRARLGELDSQDVKRLAERERLADDGVLQATEQALHQGFGQRTEGYWEYPVRLPFLIRAVALPIRAQGRLVGSMALHWPMDQAPVERVLSLHLNSLASTIGEVQQALA, via the coding sequence ATGGGCAGCAAGGCAGACACCGGCAGCGTGCGCTCGGTCGAACGGGCGCTGGCCATCGTCGAATTGCTCGGCGAGCATCAGGCGTTGGGGCTGGAGGAATTGCATTACCTGACGACCCTGCCCAAGGCCACGGTGTCTCGGATGCTCGCGACCTTGCAGGAGCAGGGCTGGATCTATCGTGGCCTCAGCGACCGCCGCTACCGCTTGTGCGCCAAACGGCTGTTCGGTGATCGTCAGCAACGTTTCAAGCGTCATTTGGTGGAAAGTGCGGCGCCGATGCTGCTGGAGCTGAGCGAGCGCACCGGACTGGTGGCGGATCTGTCGTGCTTCGACGGCGAACGGGTTGAAGTGATGGAAAGTGCGATCCCGCAGGTGTTGCGCAAGCGCTATCCAACCAACTGCCAGATCGTCGGCCATCACGCGAGCCTGTTTCATTCGGCAATGGGCCGGGCGCGCCTCGGCGAACTCGACAGCCAGGACGTGAAACGTCTGGCCGAGCGCGAACGGTTGGCGGATGACGGTGTATTGCAGGCCACCGAACAAGCTTTGCATCAGGGCTTTGGCCAGCGCACCGAAGGTTACTGGGAGTATCCGGTGCGCCTGCCGTTCCTGATTCGTGCGGTGGCGTTGCCGATCCGTGCGCAAGGGCGGCTGGTCGGCAGCATGGCGCTGCACTGGCCGATGGATCAGGCGCCGGTGGAGCGGGTGCTGAGCCTGCACCTCAACAGCCTCGCATCGACTATCGGCGAGGTGCAGCAGGCGTTGGCCTGA
- a CDS encoding YceI family protein, with amino-acid sequence MFNRTLCNAFAGLLLGAAALPAQANWYLDGESSRLSFVSTKNTNISEVQRFLVLHGKVDPDGRAEVEVELDSINSGIPLRDERMRKELFQIEQFPEATITTQIDLRPINDLAPGAQLELRLPLTVNLHGKQHEYPAELLATRLDDRRFQVVTLEPLVISAEDFDLLPGLETLRNMAGLSAISLSVPVGAVLIFTAR; translated from the coding sequence ATGTTCAACCGTACTCTGTGCAACGCCTTCGCCGGCCTGCTGCTGGGCGCCGCCGCGCTGCCGGCCCAGGCCAACTGGTATCTGGACGGCGAGTCGTCGCGGCTGTCGTTCGTCAGCACGAAAAACACCAATATTTCTGAAGTGCAGCGCTTTCTGGTGCTGCATGGCAAGGTCGATCCCGATGGCCGCGCCGAAGTCGAGGTCGAACTGGACTCGATCAACAGCGGCATCCCGCTGCGCGATGAGCGCATGCGCAAGGAACTGTTCCAGATCGAGCAATTCCCCGAAGCGACCATCACCACCCAGATCGACCTGCGCCCGATCAATGATCTGGCCCCCGGGGCGCAGCTTGAATTGCGCCTGCCGCTGACCGTCAACCTGCACGGCAAACAGCATGAATACCCCGCCGAACTGCTCGCCACTCGGCTTGATGACCGACGCTTTCAAGTGGTGACGCTGGAACCATTGGTGATCAGCGCCGAGGATTTCGATCTGCTGCCGGGCCTGGAAACCTTGCGCAACATGGCCGGCCTGTCGGCCATCAGTCTGTCGGTGCCGGTGGGTGCGGTGCTGATCTTCACGGCGCGCTGA